One Setaria italica strain Yugu1 chromosome I, Setaria_italica_v2.0, whole genome shotgun sequence DNA window includes the following coding sequences:
- the LOC101763828 gene encoding actin-depolymerizing factor 1: MSNSASGMAVCDECKLKFLELKAKRSFRFIVFKINEKVQQVVVDRLGEPGESYEDFTACLPADECRYAVFDFDFVTDENCQKSKIFFISWAPDTSRVRSKMLYASSKDRFKRELDGIQVELQATDPSEMSMDIIKSRAL, from the exons ATG TCGAACTCCGCGTCGGGAATGGCTGTGTGTGATGAATGCAAACTCAAGTTCCTGGAACTTAAGGCAAAGAGGAGCTTCCGTTTCATCGTGTTCAAGATCAACGAGAAGGTGCAGCAGGTGGTGGTGGACAGGCTGGGAGAACCAGGTGAGAGCTACGAGGACTTCACCGCCTGCTTGCCCGCCGACGAGTGCCGCTACGCGGTGTTTGATTTTGACTTTGTCACTGATGAGAACTGCCAGAAGAGCAAGATCTTCTTCATCTCTTG GGCCCCAGATACATCGAGGGTGAGGAGCAAGATGCTCTATGCGAGTTCCAAGGACCGGTTCAAGAGGGAGCTGGACGGTATCCAGGTGGAGCTACAAGCAACTGACCCGAGCGAAATGAGCATGGATATCATCAAGTCGCGAGCCCTCTGA
- the LOC101753573 gene encoding LOW QUALITY PROTEIN: pentatricopeptide repeat-containing protein At5g39350-like (The sequence of the model RefSeq protein was modified relative to this genomic sequence to represent the inferred CDS: deleted 1 base in 1 codon), with amino-acid sequence MSTSTLVRQCLALLLRSKNSSTPLPPATVAQLHALLLTSGHLHHDSLRPLFLSYCACGRPFDAHNLLAQMPQPPPVSFPNTLLRSYTDLGFHREALVLYSRMRAFDHLTFPFAAKACGGLRLRRHGRAVHCRALAAGFGGDAYVQNTLVSMYTRCREVAAAEAVFGTMRSRTVVSWNTVIAGYVKNGCAERALEVFETMVGGGVGIDRATVVSVLPACAQAKDLRTGRAVHRLAEGRGLGNYVAVKNALIDMYGKCGSLEDARKVFDDDKFDKDVVSWTAMIGACVLNDRAGKALTIGCEMLLTSEARPNAVTMAHLLSACASLPSGKHAKCTHALCIRLGLQSDIVFETALVDSYAKCGHMKMIELIVEKGSGWTETWNAAISGYTHRKQEKKAIGLFKRMIAESVRPDSATMGSVLPAYAESADLVQAKNIHCFLLTLGFLGSAEIATGLIDVYAKAGNLDVTWELFQCLPEKDTVAWTTVIAGYGMHGHARTAILLYDKMAELGVKPNSITMASLLYSCSHAGMIDEGLRLFDGMRNVHGLMPSVEHYSCLVDMLGRAGRIEEAYRLIEDMSFEPATSVWGALLGACVLHENVEFGEVAAKHLFELEPENTENYVLLGKVYAAADRWADVQDLRRMMEERVFAKIPDLVWLMQSLNCAEP; translated from the exons ATGTCAACCAGCACTCTTGTCCGGCAAtgcctcgccctcctcctccgctccaagAACTCCTCGACACCGCTCCCACCCGCCACCGTGGCCCAGCTCCATGCGCTCCTCCTCACGTCCGGTCACCTCCACCACGACAGTCTTCgtcccctctttctttcttacTGCGCCTGCGGCCGCCCATTCGATGCCCACAACCTGCTCGCTCAAATGCCCCAGCCGCCCCCGGTTTCCTTCCCCAACACCCTGCTCCGCTCCTACACCGACCTCGGCTTCCACCGAGAGGCCCTCGTTCTCTACTCCCGGATGCGTGCCTTCGACCACCTCACCTTCCCCTTCGCCGCCAAGGCCTgcggcggcctccgcctccgccgccatggtCGCGCCGTGCACTGCCGCGCGCTGGCCGCGGGCTTCGGCGGCGACGCGTACGTGCAGAACACGCTCGTTTCCATGTACACGAGATGCAGAGAAGTGGCTGCCGCGGAGGCAGTGTTTGGCACGATGCGGAGCCGGACAGTCGTGTCCTGGAATACGGTCATTGCCGGGTATGTCAAGAACGGCTGTGCGGAAAGGGCTTTGGAGGTGTTTGAGACGATGGTTGGTGGTGGCGTTGGCATTGACCGTGCCACGGTTGTGTCAGTGCTGCCAGCTTGTGCGCAAGCCAAGGACTTGCGGACAGGGAGAGCCGTGCACCGGCTGGCTGAGGGGAGAGGCTTGGGGAACTATGTCGCAGTGAAGAACGCTTTGATAGACATGTATGGGAAGTGCGGAAGCTTGGAGGACGCAAGAAAGGTGTTTGACGATGACAAATTTGATAAGGATGTTGTTTCTTGGACGGCAATGATTGGTGCATGCGTGCTGAATGACCGTGCGGGCAAGGCCTTGACTATTGGCTGTGAGATGCTGTTGACAAGTGAAGCTCGGCCCAATGCTGTGACTATGGCGCATCTGCTCTCAGCTTGTGCCAGTTTGCCATCTGGGAAGCATGCCAAGTGCACACATGCGCTGTGCATTAGACTTGGGCTTCAATCAGACATTGTTTTTGAGACTGCACTTGTTGACAGTTATGCTAAATGTGGCCATATGAAGATGATAGAGTTGATTGTCGAGAAAGGATCAGGATGGACTGAAACTTGGAATGCAGCAATCTCTGGTTACACTCACAGAAAACAGGAAAAGAAAGCTATAGGGCTGTTTAAACGAATGATTGCAGAATCAGTGCGCCCAGATTCTGCAACAATGGGAAGTGTCCTCCCAGCCTATGCAGAATCCGCTGACCTGGTACAGGCGAAGAACATCCACTGTTTTTTACTGACTCTGGGATTTCTTGGGAGTGCAGAGATTGCCACTGGTTTGATCGACGTGTATGCCAAGGCGGGTAATTTGGATGTGACATGGGAGCTCTTCCAGTGTTTACCTGAAAAGGACACGGTTGCCTGGACAACTGTCATTGCTGGATACGGAATGCACGGACATGCTCGAACTGCCATCCTGCTATATGATAAGATGGCAGAGTTGGGGGTGAAGCCGAACAGCATAACCATGGCCTCATTGCTGTACTCTTGTAGCCATGCTGGTATGATAGATGAAGGCCTTCGTCTGTTTGATGGTATGCGCAACGTCCATGGCCTGATGCCTAGTGTCGAGCACTACTCGTGCCTGGTTGACATGCTTGGCCGAGCTGGAAGGATTGAGGAGGCGTACCGCCTCATTGAAGACATGTCATTCGAGCCAGCTACCTCGGTGTGGGGTGCTCTGCTGGGTGCCTGTGTTCTACACGAGAATGTTGAGTTTGGGGAGGTTGCTGCTAAGCATTTGTTTGAGCTTGAGCCGGAGAATACTGAGAACTATGTGCTCCTTGGGAAGGTATATGCCGCAGCTGACAGATGGGCCGATGTTCAAGATCTGCGGAGAATGATGGAGGAA AGGGTCTTCGCAAAAATCCCGGATCTAGTGTGGTTGATGCAAAGTCTGAATTGTGCTGAACCATGA